ACTGGCGTGAAAATTGATATTGAACAAGATGGAACGGTCTATATCTCATCTACCGATCAACAAATGAACAATAAAGCAAAACAAATCATTGAAGATCTTGTTCGAGAAGTTGAAGTGGGTCAAACGTACCTTGGAAAAGTAAAGCGGATTGAAAAATTCGGGGCCTTTGTGGAAATTTTCAAAGGAAAAGACGGTCTTGTTCATATTTCACAACTGGCGAATGAACGAGTAGCTAAAGTTGAAGATGTCGTATCAATCGGTGACGAAGTCCTTGTTAAGGTAACAGAAATCGATAACCAAGGCCGTGTCAATTTATCCCGCAAAGCTGTCTTACCTGAACAAAAAGAATCATAATGGAAGGAAGAGCCCTTTAGCACGGCTCTTTTTTTAATGGTTAAATAAAGAGAGGGGCCTTGTGCCTGTAAGCAGTTAACTAACTGCTTTAATTATGAAATTTGACTACGCCATCCCGGTTTTAATCGCATAATTGTCGGTTCTACCTTGTCCTCTCAGCACATATTTTTTAAGGGGAGGGGATAGATATGTTAAAGAAAATCGCGATTCAATTGGGAACCTTCTTTTTTCTGTTAATTGTAACATTGTCTCATATACAAAATCCTGTCACTGGTGGATATATTGAAGAATTAAGAGGACAAGCAGAACAAGTGATGAAAGAAGAAAGTCCTCTTTATATGGAAATACTTCGAGTGAAGCAGGAGTATGAAGTTTCACCGATCAATGCACGTATCGATCCTGTTTGGAAAGCAATTCCCGGCTACAATGGGAGAGAAGTGGACGTTCAAAAATCTTATGAAAACATGAAAAAACGGGGAGACTTTCAAGAAGAGGATCTCGTTTTTAAAGAAACGCCACCAGAGATAACACTTAAAGATCTTCCTGCATCCCCTATTTATCGGGGCAATCCGGAGAAACCAATGGTTGGTTTTATGGTTAATGTCGCTTGGGGAAACGACCATTTACCAGACATATTAAAGACGTTTAAAGAAAATAATGTAAAAGCAACCTTCTTTTTAGATGGCTCATGGGTGAAAAAAAACTCGAATCTTGCTATGATGATAAAGGAAGAAGGACATGAAATAGGAAATCATGCCTACTCACATCCCGATATGAAGAAGTTAGCTCGAGAAAGTATCCGTGATGAGATAGTGAGGACGAACGAAGTAATTGATGCAGCTCTCAATGAAGAGCCTGTTTGGTTTGCACCGCCGAGCGGTAGTTTTCGTGAAGACGTCGTCACGGTGGCTAGTGAGTTAAATATGTATACGATACTGTGGACTGTTGATACGGTTGATTGGAAAAACCCCTCATCTACCCAAATGACGCAGCGTGTCGTTAATCATGCAGAGCCTGGCTCACTCATCCTTATGCATCCCACAGCATCTTCAGCCAATGGGCTAGAAGCCATGATTACTGGTCTTAAGAAAAAGGATTTACAAATTGGAAAGTTATCAGAGGTCCTTAGTGAAAAACGACTCTCGGATTAAATGATATTTGACAGTAGGAGGATAAGTCGTGATTAAACGTTATAAATGTAAAAATGGCGTAAGAATTGTATTCGAACCAATAGAAACAGTCAGGTCAGTCGCCGTAGGAATATGGGTAGGCACAGGATCGCGCTTTGAAAAAAAAGAAGAAAATGGGATGTCTCATTTTATTGAACACATGTTTTTTAAAGGGACTAAATCCCGTTCAGCTCATGAGATAGCTGAATCTTTTGATTCGATTGGGGGACATGTAAATGCCCTTACTTCTAAAGAATATACGTGCTACTATGCCAAAGTACTAGATACACATGCTAAGTATGCAGTAGATGTGTTGGCAGATATGTACTTTAACTCTACCTTTGAAAAACAAGAACTGGAAAAAGAAAAAGGGGTCGTATTAGAAGAAATTAAGATGTATGAAGATACGCCAGATGATCTCGTTCATGATTTACTTAGTAAAGCGAGCTATGGGGAACATCCATTAGGATTTCCTATTCTCGGGACAGAGCAAACATTAGGTTCATTTTCTTCAGATGATTTATTTTCATATATGAAACAATATTATCATGCAAACAATGTTGTGATTTCCATATGTGGTAACGTCGACGAGTCATTCGTATCGTATGTTGAGGATTTGTTTTCCTCCCTTCCAGGAACATCATTAACCGATGTGAAGCTAGAAAAACCAGCATTTCTACCAGATAAAATAGTGCGTCAAAAAGAAACTGAGCAAGCCCATTTATGCTTAGGGTTTGATGGTTACGCACTAGATGATGATAAAATATACGCCTTAACTTTGATGAACAATGCATTAGGTGGCAGTATGAGTAGCAGGTTGTTTCAGGAAATTAGAGAAAATAGAGGGCTCGCGTATTCTGTTTTCTCCTATCACTCCGCTTATAAGGATTCTGGCATGCTGACTGTATACGCCGGCTCAGCACCGGAGCAACTGGAACAAACATTTGATGTTATGTTGGAGACGATAGCAAAAGTAGCGGACAATGGCTTAACTGATAAAGAACTTAAAAATGGTAAAGAACAGTTAAAGGGAGGTTTGATGCTTGGCTTAGAAAGTACGAACAGTCGAATGAGTCGAAACGGTAAAAATGAATTACTCCTTGGCAAGCATCGCTCATTAAATGATATAACGAAGGCCATCGATAGTGTCACAATGGCCGACATTAAAGCAACGAGTCAAGATATTCTTTCAAAAGAATATTCCTTAACATTAATAACGCCAAATGGAAAATTACCTCCCTCTATACATTAAGCCGTCATATGAGCTGTACCTCTCCACATAAGCTTGTAATAAAGGAAAGGTGGTGCTTTGTTATGAGGTTAAGTGAAATAAGTCAAAAGGAAATCATTGACTATCAAAAAGGTGAGAGGCTAGGGGTTCTAGGCCAAACAGACCTTATGATTGATGAAAAAACGGGTCATATCGAAGCTTTTGTCATTCCCACATTAAAGTGGTTTGGTTTAGGCAAAAGGGAAAAAGAAGTAACGGTCTATTGGAAACAGATTAAAAAAATTGGTACCGATATGATTATTATAGAAGTTAAATGAACAAGGGCTATTGAGAAAACACACGTTTAATAAAAGCCATGATAATCTTAGAGCATGAAGGGTGTCCCAAAAGTATTTTTTGGGACACCCTTTCTTTTATCACAGAAACTCTCCGTAAAACGCTCGCCTCAAAATAGAGAGTAGAGAAAACCTATTTAAGCGGGAGATAACGGACAAGCCTCTCCTGATTAAAGAGGTGTTTTATATAAATGTATGTCCATTGAACGTTCAATCTGAATACTAACTAGTTTCTACATCGTTGTTTATAAAATGAGCCGTAGTGAAGAAGGTAAATTTCGGAGAATAAAGACCCGATGATAGGGAAGGATTTATCGCATTAATCAGCTTACAGCAAGCCTTTTGGAAAGCGCCCTAACAAAAGACAAATGTCACATGTCAATACATCATACAACTGAGACGCTGTTATAACTTGTTTCAGGGCAGGGGCCTCCTTCTGAATGACTTAGTTAAATATGAAGTGCAAATGATGAAACCACCGTGGAATTATTATAAGAATTTTTATACTCCTATCACCAATTGTCATTGCCATCATAAAATATGGTGAGCATCCGCAAGGCTCATGTGTCCCTTTCCGAAAGGTGCTGTGACACTGCCCACTGAAAGCATGTCATTAGCTTACCGAAAGTTTTATCGAAGGGGAGGTAGAGACGTTGTTAACTGGAATGCAGGTAGCTATTATTGGAGGAGATTTAAGGCAGATTGAAGTTATTCGTAAACTATCTACTTTAGATACTTCTCTTTATTTAATTGGGTTTGATCAGCTCGATGATGGATTTCTTGGAGTGGAAAACAAAACGTTTGAAACAGTGGATACCGACCTGTTGGACGCCATTATATTGCCGGTAAATGGTGTAAATCACAATGGTGAAGCGGATACTGTATTTTCAGGGCACCCTCAAGTGTTAGAAGACAAATGGCTTGCAAAAACACCGGAACATTTAAAAATTTATACTGGTATTGCCAACAAAACCTTAAAAAATATTGCACAACAATCAGAAAAGTCCCTTGTTGAATTAATGAACAGGGATGATTTAGCTATTTATAATTCTATTCCTACAGCAGAAGGGGCAGTCATGTTAGTCATTCAGCATACAAATGTGACGATTCACCGTTCCAACGTATTGGTTACTGGTTTTGGGCGAGTAGGCCAAACGATCGCTAGAACCTTTGCTAGTTTGGGTGCACATGTCTCGGTTGCTGCAAAGGAAAGAGAACTTTTAGCTAGAATTTACGAAATGAATTTAACCCCGATTCCTCTAAATAGTTTAAATGATGCAGTATCAGAGGCAGATGTTGTCATCAATACGATTCCTGCCCACATTTTAACGTCTACTGTTATCGCAAAAATGCAAAATCACGTGCTTATTCTTGATATTGCCTCTAAGCCTGGAGGAACGGATTTTAATTTTGCTAACAAAAGAGGTATTCATGCAATCTTAACACCTGGCTTACCTGGTCTAGTTGCTCCGAAAACTGCAGGTATTCAGCTTGCTGAATTACTATCTACGTTACTTGAGAAACAATGGATTGATCAGAAAGGAGGCCGCCACTAATGTTATTAAAAGGCAAGCATATCGGTTTTGGATTAACAGGTTCTCATTGTACGTATGAAGAGGTGATGCCTGAAATTGAAAATCTTGTCTCACTAGGAGCGAAGGTCACACCTTTCGTTTCTTATACAGTACAAACGACCGATTCAAAATTTGGGAAAAGTGATGATTGGATCAAAAAAATTAAAGATATTACATCAGAACCACTCGTGGATACAATTGTAAAGGCAGAGCCTTTTGGACCTAAAACCCCATTAGATTGTATGGTTATTGCTCCTTTAACGGGAAATTCTACAAGTAAATTAGCCAATGCTTTAACAGATACACCTGTATTAATGGGAGCAAAAGCAACAATGAGAACAGGCGGACCGATTGTTCTTGCAGTCTCCACCAATGATGCACTCGGTTTAAATGGTGTGAATATTATGACGCTTATGGCTGCTAAAAATATTTATTTTGTGCCATTAGGTCAAGATCATCCTTACAAAAAACCAAACTCACTCGTAGCAGACATGACTAAAATACCTGAAACAGTAAAAAATGCTCTTGAAGGGAAGCAAGTTCAACCTGTTTTTATAGAAAGATATAAAAATTAATGCAATTCTCATGATCAGTTGTTAAAATAAGAGTTTAGTGACATTCGTCGCCGATAGAGTTCCCTCTTAACGGCGGCGATAATCTTGTATATAATCGGAGTAGCGGCATTTACTAAAAAGACTCTTAAAATATCTTATCACTGAAAGGAGAACTGATCATGACACATCAAACATTTAACGTGGCTATTGTAGGAGCAACAGGGGCGGTAGGTGAACAAATGATCCGGACACTTGAAAAGCTCGATTTTCCGGTTGATACTCTCTTACTGCTTTCTTCTAAAAGATCAGCAGGTAAGCAATTGACATTCAAAGGTGAACAACTAACTGTTCAAGAGGCAAAGCCTGAGTCGTTTGAAGGGGTTCAATTGGCGTTATTCAGCGCAGGAGGATCCGTTTCTAAAGCACTGGCTCCGGAGGCAGTAAAGCGTGGTGCTATCGTAGTAGATAATACAAGTGCCTTTAGAATGGATGAAAATGTGCCATTAATAGTACCTGAAGTGAATGAGCAAGCTTTAGAACGCCATAAAGGAATAATTAGTAATCCTAATTGTTCAACCATTCAAATGGTAGCGGCTCTAGAACCAGTTCGTAAAGCATTTGGACTGAAACGAATTGTGGTGTCTACATACCAAGCTGTTTCAGGAGCAGGTGTAGACGCCATTGATGAGATGTATGAACAATCTCGACAAATAATGGATGGCGAGAGCATTGACCCACAAATTTTGCCTGTTTCAGGAGATAAGAAGCATTATCAAATCGCATTTAATGCCGTTCCACAAATCGATGTTTTCCAAGAAAACGGTTTTACGTTTGAAGAGATGAAAATGATCAATGAAACGAAAAAGATAATGGAAGATGAGTCGTTGCAAGTGGCGGCCACGTGTGTTCGTCTTCCTGTAGAAACCGGACATTCGGAGTCAGTCTATATTGAGGTACAAGAAGAAGGCTTGAACGTAGAAGAGATGCGTAAATTGCTAAGCGAAGCTGAAGGCGTCACTTTGCAAGATGACCCTCAAAATCAAGTTTATCCACTAGCTTCTGAAAGTAAAGGGAAAGACGATGTGTTTGTTGGAAGAATTCGTCAAGACCTCGATCAACCTAAAGGCTTTCATATGTGGATAGTGGCAGATAATTTACTAAAAGGCGCAGCCTTAAATTCAGTTCAAATTGCTTTTTCTTTAATTAAATTAGGCTTGTTAAAATAAAAAAATTCGTGTGTAAAGGCAGATGGAAATACAATGAAAATTGTTGTTCAGAAATTCGGTGGTACGTCATTAAAAAATGATACAATGCGGGATAAATGTAGCGAACATGTGATAGCTGCTGTAAGAAGTGGTTATAAAGTGGTTGTGGTCGTTTCTGCAATGGGGAGATCTGGCGACCCTTATGCTACTGATACCCTTTTAGATTTAGTAGGCGGTGTCACTACTTCTGTCTCTAAGAGAGAACAAGATCTATTATTATCGTGTGGTGAAACAATTTCT
The DNA window shown above is from Salipaludibacillus agaradhaerens and carries:
- a CDS encoding polysaccharide deacetylase family protein; its protein translation is MLKKIAIQLGTFFFLLIVTLSHIQNPVTGGYIEELRGQAEQVMKEESPLYMEILRVKQEYEVSPINARIDPVWKAIPGYNGREVDVQKSYENMKKRGDFQEEDLVFKETPPEITLKDLPASPIYRGNPEKPMVGFMVNVAWGNDHLPDILKTFKENNVKATFFLDGSWVKKNSNLAMMIKEEGHEIGNHAYSHPDMKKLARESIRDEIVRTNEVIDAALNEEPVWFAPPSGSFREDVVTVASELNMYTILWTVDTVDWKNPSSTQMTQRVVNHAEPGSLILMHPTASSANGLEAMITGLKKKDLQIGKLSEVLSEKRLSD
- a CDS encoding M16 family metallopeptidase; translated protein: MIKRYKCKNGVRIVFEPIETVRSVAVGIWVGTGSRFEKKEENGMSHFIEHMFFKGTKSRSAHEIAESFDSIGGHVNALTSKEYTCYYAKVLDTHAKYAVDVLADMYFNSTFEKQELEKEKGVVLEEIKMYEDTPDDLVHDLLSKASYGEHPLGFPILGTEQTLGSFSSDDLFSYMKQYYHANNVVISICGNVDESFVSYVEDLFSSLPGTSLTDVKLEKPAFLPDKIVRQKETEQAHLCLGFDGYALDDDKIYALTLMNNALGGSMSSRLFQEIRENRGLAYSVFSYHSAYKDSGMLTVYAGSAPEQLEQTFDVMLETIAKVADNGLTDKELKNGKEQLKGGLMLGLESTNSRMSRNGKNELLLGKHRSLNDITKAIDSVTMADIKATSQDILSKEYSLTLITPNGKLPPSIH
- a CDS encoding YlmC/YmxH family sporulation protein, which gives rise to MRLSEISQKEIIDYQKGERLGVLGQTDLMIDEKTGHIEAFVIPTLKWFGLGKREKEVTVYWKQIKKIGTDMIIIEVK
- the dpaA gene encoding dipicolinic acid synthetase subunit A — protein: MLTGMQVAIIGGDLRQIEVIRKLSTLDTSLYLIGFDQLDDGFLGVENKTFETVDTDLLDAIILPVNGVNHNGEADTVFSGHPQVLEDKWLAKTPEHLKIYTGIANKTLKNIAQQSEKSLVELMNRDDLAIYNSIPTAEGAVMLVIQHTNVTIHRSNVLVTGFGRVGQTIARTFASLGAHVSVAAKERELLARIYEMNLTPIPLNSLNDAVSEADVVINTIPAHILTSTVIAKMQNHVLILDIASKPGGTDFNFANKRGIHAILTPGLPGLVAPKTAGIQLAELLSTLLEKQWIDQKGGRH
- a CDS encoding dipicolinate synthase subunit B: MLLKGKHIGFGLTGSHCTYEEVMPEIENLVSLGAKVTPFVSYTVQTTDSKFGKSDDWIKKIKDITSEPLVDTIVKAEPFGPKTPLDCMVIAPLTGNSTSKLANALTDTPVLMGAKATMRTGGPIVLAVSTNDALGLNGVNIMTLMAAKNIYFVPLGQDHPYKKPNSLVADMTKIPETVKNALEGKQVQPVFIERYKN
- a CDS encoding aspartate-semialdehyde dehydrogenase, translated to MTHQTFNVAIVGATGAVGEQMIRTLEKLDFPVDTLLLLSSKRSAGKQLTFKGEQLTVQEAKPESFEGVQLALFSAGGSVSKALAPEAVKRGAIVVDNTSAFRMDENVPLIVPEVNEQALERHKGIISNPNCSTIQMVAALEPVRKAFGLKRIVVSTYQAVSGAGVDAIDEMYEQSRQIMDGESIDPQILPVSGDKKHYQIAFNAVPQIDVFQENGFTFEEMKMINETKKIMEDESLQVAATCVRLPVETGHSESVYIEVQEEGLNVEEMRKLLSEAEGVTLQDDPQNQVYPLASESKGKDDVFVGRIRQDLDQPKGFHMWIVADNLLKGAALNSVQIAFSLIKLGLLK